GGGAGATCTTGTTAATAAACACTTTCTAGCCGGAGTGGCATATGCAACAAGTATGTTGATATTGCGCATCTCACCAGAATTAATTAATTAACTAACAACAATCTCAATCAAAATAGGAAGAGTTGTTGTATCATTGTGATGCTCAAACTCCACATAACATTTAAAAGTAAAGTCAGACTATACAATAGAAGTGCGAGTGAGTTTCAATTGTAATCCAAATGCGAAAAATAAAGAGACACAATTAAGAGGATTGAGGTGGAATGAAGTAAGGGGCAGGGGAAAAGCCATGTCCACCAACCCAGACATTATCGCGGATATTGACTTTTCCGAAGTTAAAGTGGCCCACGTAATAGATGTAGTTTGGGTTAAGGCCATACAAGCTAGCCTTAACAGAGAAAGGTTCGCCTTTGGTGGAGAGAAAAATACAGAGATCTCCAATGTCCTTAGTGGAAACGGCGGTGCAAATTTGATCATATTGTATCTTGAACACCATGAAACGCTGCCAACGCGGATTCCCAAAATTGCGCTCGCTCCCCCACAGGAGGAGATCTGAGTACCACTTAACAATAAAAGTTTCACCTGTGGGTGCCTCCACCAAGTGTTCGGTCCTGTAACACTGAGACAGCTGCTGCAACTGCGACTGCACAAACTCTTCATAGTAGTAGGAAAAACTCCCCAAGTTACGCCATCTGTGTTTTTCAAGATCCCAGTATCCTATGTGTGTGCCTACACAATCCAGCATGGAGAACATCTTATCTCTCTTTGAGTACATGACTCGTGAGTTGAAGAAGCCCGGGTCTTCGATTCTGATGTTGACCCACTTTTTATTCTTTTCAGCAGGCCTACACAGGCTGAGTTGAGGTCCAACGAACTTGACGGCCACAATGCAGTCATCGTCCTCAGGAGAAGAGGAGGACATTGCCACGTTGGTTACCAGTTGGGTTTGGCAATGAGGCAGCGTTTGGGGACGAGGCAGAGAGATTCGCTTCGGATCTGAATTAGACGCTCTCGGGTTTAGATCGTCTTGAAGACACACTATGCTCTCTTTCAAAGTAGCTACCCAGCCATGGGATGCTCCTATCGTTCCTGATCCTGTCATCAACTCCATGGGCACCATCTTTTCCAAAACCTCGTCATCCTTAAAGTCCGAATCATTAACATTGTGAATCACAAGTTTGCCGACACTCTCATCCCTCGAACTATACTGACAATGATCAGCGCGTACGATGCGGCAAATAGAGGTTTCTGACAGGAATCGAGCGCCGCATAGGTATTTCTGCAGAGTAAAATCCAACATCAGATAAAAACAAAGTATTAAATAACAAATTGAAAAGACAAGAGAGAGTGGCTTACAACTCCTAGCGTAGGTGGTTTCCTCAGACAGAGCCTAGAGAGACGGCTGAGAAGCAGAGAACTCATAGTGTGTTTTTTTTTTTCCTGGTAATGCAAAATCTCTAGTTGAAACTTTGGTAATGACTCCATTTAATATAAGATGAATAGCCTTGTTCCTCAAGTCTTTCCATATCTACTTTTCCCTTTATGTGGTTCTCTTTTTCCCGAGTCATATTTATTTTAATATTTCTGCTTACCAACGAATGGACCCATATAACTAAGATGATTAGCCTTGCTCCCAAGTCTTTCCATAACTCCTTTCGACTTTATGTGGTTCTCATTTTCCCAGGGTCAGATTTATTTTGGTTACCAAAAAATTATATGAATAGACCAATGAATCCATCTTTTACCTAATTATTATAACGACTAATAACACAAATTATTTTTATTTCCATAGTTCTCCCTGCCGTACTCACGAAGTCTTTCCGTAAGCATATTAATCTCTTCCCTTAGTCTACGCATAGTTTTTTTTGTATCTATTCCATTAAAAATTGCAGTATTTAACTATTTTAAATGATTTTATTACAATTTTTTATTCATTTTAATTAATTATAACCACTTTATTTATTGCATTTTCAATTGATTATAACTTACTTATTTTAAAGTGTTTATATACATCTTTTTTTTTTTTTACTTTTCCAAACTATTTTATTAATTGTATTTATTATAATAGTTCGACATCATTTATTTTACGTATTAACCATAATAATTTCATAAATTTAAACAAAATTGCTTTATTCGTGACAACATTTCAAACCAGTTAACAAAGAATTTTTATTTGTTTACAAAATCAATTAGACATGGACATCCAACTATCCATTCAAGAACGAATCCATTTTTGTATATCGGTTTTTTGGTTTTGAAATTAAACACCATTTAGACATTATAAATTTTTAGACGGGTTGGAGTCCGATGCTTACGTAAAAAACTATGAGAAACATTAAATAGACAATATTACAGTTGAAAAATCTACTTGCGTTATGAGTATTCACGTCTAATTGCATCACTTTGAGCCGTCATATGAATCCATTCCTGGCGGTATTCCACACAATTAAGGAACGTGCGAGCTGTGCATTCACGTCTAATTGCCAGCAGTGCGTTCACTGTCAAAGTAAAAAATGCGTTCCTGAAATAGCGTTAAGGAACGTGCGAGCTGTTAAGAAGTGGTTGTTAGTATACATATATATTAATGTCTGCAAAATTAAACTGAAGAAACTTTGTTTCTATAAACAAACCTCCAATCATTTTTGGGTTTATGTTTGTTGCTACAATTTTAGACTCCACACAATTTTCTCCTTAAGCTGGTTCACCAACATTAAAAGGATAAGTGGGAAGACCTGTGAATGAGTATGTTTGCCATAATCTGTTCACTGCTCTATGTTTCTTCGTTGTAGCAGTAGTAATATCCATAACTTCTCCAACAACATCTATAAAACGTCAAGACCTAAACTGTTAAGGAAGCCAAACATAGATCCTGAAATGTTTGGAAAGGAGTTTGAATACTGGTAAATGAAACATACCTGCAACCAAAGTTAACGTGATCTCCCCATTCATCTGCCAACTTCTCTCAGTGAATCGAATAAGCATAGGGGCATCAGCGAATCTGAAGCTTTGGTTATCCTCCTTTCTTAAAATTCGGAGCTTCTCAAAAACGAAGATGGTTACAGTTGCTTTCGCCAGTTCCTGAGTAAACTCTGGCGTGCAACGAAAATATGATACCAACCGGAACGCACGGTCTATATATAGGATTCATAAGAGAACATGAAAAGAAATTAAAGAGACTTTGATGGGAAGAGGAAGTGGAACGGAGAATATTCTCCAGAAAGAGTCGGCGCACTTGACTGTCGAATTAGGTTAATTAAATTTGGGTCCAGTTTGATTAGAGAATGGTAGCCCGGTTAAAAAACCTCATCGTTTCAGAAACGAAAGAAAGTAAAAAACATGATGCCACATGTCTTCATTTGGGATAGCCTACGCTGAGGTGGAGGTCTGAGAAGTGAGACTCTTCTACTTTATTGTAATAGAAAATAGATAGATAGATTACAGTGACATTGAACGTGTGTTTGATCTTTTTCAACTCTCTTGAGTTTGACCTTGGACTAAGTTCTGTCATCTATGCCGTTAAAATGATATATAAAAGTATATTAACTTGACTCGCAAGATATTGCCCACGTTTATATGGTGAGCAATATCAAAAAATTGGTTATATCATTGTGTCATTTGATGTGAGTAATTGGTGTAATCGAACTATATGTCATGATTCTGTCATACTGGTGTTATATATTTGTGTTAGATAGATTATTCAAAAAAAGTAAACTACAGTGAAATAATTTGTGTTATCAGACTGTCATATTGGGATGTTACCGCTAGACGAACATGTTTGGAATATTCATATATAGAATTCACTTTCGTCTGAGTTAGTTGGTGCGATCAGAAGTAACTTTTAATTTACTTCATATTGATCAGATCAAACTATGTTATTTTTCGTTATAATGTTTACTGAAATTGGGATTGACAGTTTCTTTTATATATATATATATATACTAGGTGGGTGCGCGTGAATTAAAAAAATAGATTAAAACTTTTAATTTATAGATATTATAAAGTTAAAAATCATAGTAACAAATATTATATATTATATAATGAAATACTGAACGAAGTTTACTGTTTAGATTTGAAGTTTAAAGTTTAGAATTTGAAGTTTACTGTTTAGATTTAGATTTTTAGAATTTCGGGTTTTGTTGACGGTGTTAACGTGTTGTTTTTTCAGCCATTTTCTTTTTAATTTTATTGTCTTCTTTAAGTAATCTTATATGGTACTTTAGTTGGTTATAAAAGTTCACCATAGGGGTGAACCCAAATATTGTTTTTTTATAAGATATAAAAGTTCATAAATATCATTACATAGAATAACATTTTTTTTCTCCCCAACAAGTGCGATCATAAGGCGGTCTTACACAAAGTAACCGTTTTTTTTTCGGCGGCTCTGTCCGCTGGATCTCTTTGTTCATTTGTTTCATATTTCCTTCCACATCATGACTAGCATGCAAATGGCCAAAACGATGTTGCTCTGGGAGACTTGGGGATTGTGTTCCTCTGGCTTTTCCAATTGCGGCAAAAATGGTGAATTTCATTTGATTTTGCCATTGATAATTTTGTGGCGACCTCCATTTTGGCGTTTGATGTTGGTTTCATTTTTCGATAAGATTTTTCTCTCCTCATGGGAGAGCAGTTTTCCGGCACAAAATCTTCAATTCCAGTGGTTTAGTGAAGGTGTTTGTCCGCCAAATTTCAAGTTTGACGGTTTAAGTCCGGCGGTTGGAGTTTGTTCATATCTCCATTCTGTTGGTGTTGTTGTTTTTTCAGTTTCAATCGAACAGATATTTAACACCGCCATGGCCACCACCGTTTAAGATGGTGCTGTTTTATGAGCCATTCATTGGGATTTTATACTTATCAACAACCAACCCTAGTAGTTTAGATAAGCTGTTTGGGTTGATTACGTATGGGCGTATGGGATGGACGGTTCGTCCTAAGTCGCAAGGTCTAAGGAAGAATTGTCTACGGCTTCTCTGCTTCGGCTTGAGTTCTTATCACTACAAGAAAACAGCGGTATTCTAACGTACATTCCGACGAAAAATGAAATCCTCGGAATATCCCGAGGAATTTCCGAGGAAACACAAAATTTGGTTTTCTCGGAATTTCCTCGGAATATACCGACGGAATTCCGAGGAAATATCATTCCGTCGGAATATTCTTATGGAATACCGAGGAAAATTGTATTCCTCGGAAAAAACCGATGAATTCCGAAAAAATATTATAGACGTTAGAGAGCCGTTGGAGAGCCGTTGGAGAGCCGTTGGGGGATTTTAAAAATTCCGAGGAAATTCCGAGGAAATTTCAACGAACTAGCCGTTGGCATCGGAATTCCGTCGGAATTTCCTCGGTCTGTCGGCATGATTTCAACTATAAATACAAGCACCCCTCTTCCTCTTCATTCACTCCATATCTTCATCCTGCCTCACACTCTCTTTACACACGAATTTGATTCATAAAAAACATGTCTTCTTCAAATTATTTTCGTTCTTGGATCGATCGACCTCATTTGGATCCGAACACGCGATTGCTTACTGAAGAATACCAACGAGGTATAACCAAATTCATGGGGTTAGTTCACCGACAACCGGAAGCAAAAACAGGTATGTTAAGATGTCCTTGCTCTGATTGTAAAAATAAAAAGGTTATTAAAGAGTGGGATATTTGGACTCATCTATATTTGAGTGGGTTTACACGAAGTTACAAAATTTGGTATCATCATGGGAAAACTGATTATGAACATGGTAGTACTAGCGAACCTCAGCCAGCGGTTAGATTAGAAGAACCAATTAGAACGGATGTAGATTATGGTGAAGGTACTGAGCAGATGGTAAATGATCATTTTAGAGGGGAAGATTTACCCAATGCACAAGCTAGGAGATTTTATGATATGNNNNNNNNNNNNNNNNNNNNNNNNNNNNNNNNNNNNNNNNNNNNNNNNNNNNNNNNNNNNNNNNNNNNNNNNNNNNNNNNNNNNNNNNNNNNNNNNNNNNNNNNNNNNNNNNNNNNNNNNNNNNNNNNNNNNNNNNNNNNNNNNNNNNNNNNNNNNNNNNNNNNNNNNNNNNNNNNNNNNNNNNNNNNNNNNNNNNNNNNNNNNNNNNNNNNNNNNNNNNNNNNNNNNNNNNNNNNNNNNNNNNNNNNNNNNNNNNNNNNNNNNNNNNNNNNNNNNNNNNNNNNNNNNNNNNNNNNNNNNNNNNNNNNNNNNNNNNNNNNNNNNNNNNNNNNNNNNNNNNNNNNNNNNNNNNNNNNNNNNNNNNNNNNNNNNNNNNNNNNNNNNNNNNNNNNNNNNNNNNNNNNNNNNNNNNNNNNNNNNNNNNNNNNNNNNNNNNNNNNNNNNNNNNNNNNNNNNNNNNNNNNNNNNNNNNNNNNNNNNNNNNNNNNNNNNNNNNNNNNNNNNNNNNNNNNNNNNNNNNNNNNNNNNNNNNGCTCAAGGTGCTGAAACATACGATGTTTCGTATAAAGAAAACTTTCAAATGCGGGCAGTACTAATGTGGACAATAAGTGATTTTCCAGCATATGATATGTTATCTGGATGGACAATGCATGGAAGGCTATCATGTCCATATTGTCAAGATAACACTGATGCTTTCCAACTAAAACACGGAAGGAAAACGTGTTGGTTTGACTGTCACAGGAGATTCCTACCACCAGATCATCCATATCGTAGAAGTAGGAATTTGTTTACGAAGAACAAGAGGGTGTTTGACAGTCCACCTCCGGAAATTTGTGGGAAATATTTGAAGACACAACTTAGAGATTTTGGTGCAGAAAGGACGCCATACGTCAGTGGACATGAGCGTTTTCCGGTAGATGGTGTTGGAGACCTACATAACTGGCACAAAAAAAGTATTTTCTGGGATCTTTCATACTGGGAGGACCATCTACTAAGACATAATTTAGATGTCATGCATATTGAGAAAAACTTTTTTGACAATCTCATGAACACGATCCTTAATGTTCAAGGTAAAACAAAGGATAATTTGAAGTCAATACTGGATTTAGTCGATATATGTGCTCGTTCAGAACTTCATGTTGATGAGAATGGTAGGGCTCCTTCAAATTTCTAATGTTTGTTTAATTTATGTTTTTTTCAAGGCGGAAGAAAATGAGGGCGAGACGGTTGATGATCTCGCCCTAATGAAAAGGGCGTATACCAACAAGAAGACCGGTCAGATTGATGATGGTCTTGTGAGGGACGTGGTCAGCCTGGTCCAAACTCAGGTGTATGACGAAGAGTCTCAGCTTCAAACCGATGATGACGATTCGGCGGCTTCGACCAACTTGTCCCGGGTTCGAATCAACGAAATCGTTGAATCGGTAAGTTCTTTTTTTAAAAGTTCAATTCATTTATTTCTTGATTTTTATTTTATCAACTTTTTATATTATTTAAATTTGGCTATTTAATATTTCAGTCGGTTCCAAAGAAGAAGGGACGTTTGGTCGGTTTAGGTCGTCGCTCCCGGTCGGCTGCTCCTTCTTCTGCACCACCGCCCTATGTTGATCCAGAAGTACTTACGGCTTAGCTGAAGGACAAGGATGATCGCATATCTGCCTTGGAGACCCAGATGGCAGCTCAACAGGCGGGCTATAAGACACAGAAGAGGCTGAACGAGCAAATGATGGAGATGATGAAGAGGATGTACCCGAACGAGGTGTTCCCGAACATTCAAGACCCGTAGTTTTTTTTTTTTTCAAAAACTCGGAATGTTTTATTTTTATTTGTACAACTTTGAATATTATCTAATATGTTTTCAATTTTAATTTTATATTTTCGAATTTAAATTTCAAAACTTTTAATTTAAAAAAAAATTAATTTTTAAAAAAAAATAATTTTTTTCGAAATTCCGAGGAAAAGCACCCTCGAAAATTTCCGACGAACTTTTCCTCGGAATAAGTCATCGGAATATACCGAGGGACTCTTCCTCGGAAATTTCCGAGGGCCACACTTTCCTCGGAATTTTCCGAGGGCCACGTTCCTCGGAAATTCCCGATGAAAATTCCGAGGAAGGTTTCGTCGGAACTTCCAAGGATTGGACCATCGAAAATTCCATCGAAATATTCCGAGGAAGACCTCCCTCGGTATATTTCGAGGAACTTTCCTACGAACTTGTTGTCCTCGGAGTTTCCTCAGAAATTCATTTCCTCGGAATTCCGTCGGAAATTTCCGAGGGATTTCCGAGGAAAATTGAATTTTCGAGGAGTTATTTCCGAGGACTTTTTTCGTCGGTATGTCCTCGGAATAGCGTTATTCCGACGACATACCGACAATTTTTCCCTCAGTACGCCGCTGTTTTCTTGTAGTGTATGGTTCTTTAGCAATTACTAGACGCGATTGTGGAATATTAGTGATACATTGTCAGATTGTGTTGGCAAATCATCTTGTGTTCTCAACAAATAGTTCTTTCAAGCACTAATAAAGGCGGAATAGACATGACAGTGGCATTCAAGAGTTTTGAATTTGGGATGATGTTGACTGTTTCTATGCCTACTAGAAGAATCACGTCGAGTATGGCAAAATAGATGGTGTTCGGGACAAATCAAGATCAACTCAAAGGTTCTTTATCACCAAATACGTTGATACGGACTAATTGGTATCAGTGCTTCAGAACGAACGAAAAAATAAGACGAATTCTTTGTTCCTCCAAATTATTAAGAAGTGGATCCCATTTTTTCCTCTAAATTCATCATTGAAGAATGAATTTATAAAGAAAAATTTCTCTCAGTAATTTTGACAAAGAACAAAATGAACAAAAATTCATATTTTTTTATTTTTTCAATTCCTCAAATGATATCCATTTGAACAATAAGAAAATGTGCAAGATTCAAAGGTTACCACATCTTCAAAAGATGTTCCAACAATGTTTTCTTACATAAATCTATACAATTGTCGGATCTGTCCATGTAGTGGGTGCCGTCTTTGAGGGATCTGACGAAGTGATATATGTCAAAACTAATGAATGAAAGTGGAAACTGATGCATATGAACTAGCGGTGTTGCGTGTCATTTAATTGTTAGGTTCAGGTACGTTTCTCATACCAAACTACTTCCAAATTTATTATGCTCATGCAAACCAATATTTATGTCCAAATTGAAAGCAAAAGCAGAGAAGAAAACGTGTAATCTTTAGTTTTCATTCTCAATTTTCTGCTAAAAAACTTGTTCATTACATCGAGCACTATTTATACTCCGACACAAGGATAAGCTAAAACAAGAGCTAAGGGCAGTTAAGTCATTTCTTAACTTGATGCTAAGATTTCATAAAGATTCTGGATCATTAGTGGTCGTTGTTCTAAAAATCGGCCACCTAGCCGATTCAGTGGCACCGTGGCGAGATGAAATGATTCTTTGTGTTGTACGACATAAGTAAAAACTTAAGTTTTGTTAGGTTTTGTGAAAAAAAAAATCAAGCATTTCTTTATAGATTTGTTAAGAATGGTGAAAAGAACGAGTAAAATTGTCAAAGAATCGTGAAATGATATGAAAGGGCGTGAAATCTAGGGTTTTAGAACGATAATGGCTACTGAAAAAAATGGAGACAATTTGTAATTTTGGAATTATTAATGAGAAATCACGAAAATGAACAAAATCAGAGATGTTTGAACCCGCAACCTCTGACATGTTTTCAAAGAGATAATGGATGCCGAAGAAGATGAGATAATTTTGTAATTTTGAGATTGGTAATGAGAAATCGTGAAAAATGAACAAAATGTACACAAGTTTAACAAGAATGGATATCCAGTTTCTAAATTATTACATTATTATTTTCAACCAAAAAATAATTCAGCGCTTTAAAAACACGTGTTAAAATCTAGTACTAGATTAAGACCTGATAGACTATTATTAAAATACTAAGATTATAACCACGCGTCTGTGGTCCAGTGGCGACAATCAACCTGGGAAGTCATGGGTTCGATCCCGCTGGGAGGTAGTTGCTCTTGAGGGACCTTCGGGCCCAATACGGACACGCCTGCAGACCCGTGGCCACTGGTGGGATTTACATGGGGTGATCACCAGCCCTCCTGGAGGCCTCGGCGGGCTCCCCGGCTTGCTCCGGTGGACGGTCATTGGTCACTAGTCGGGTCCTCACGAGGTCTCGGATACCAGGGTCAACAAAAAAAAAAAAAAAAAAAAAAAAAAAAAAAAAGATTATATCGTGATATATCAATTGTTACATAATAATATTTTACTAGCTGTTCTGCCCACATATGCGGGTATAGTGTTCTTATAGATATTTATCTATTTATAACGATTAAATCAAAACCAACATAATAAATTATTAATTATGTTTTTAAAAATAGAAATCAAACATTAAACTTTTTATTTTATAATAAAAAATATTGTTTCAGATAAAACACAACATATTTAAGAATTATCTTATGTTTTCCAAATATATTTTATTTTTGAAATTTTATTATATTTACTTATAGTCAATTATCAAATATAACATATAAACAAAATATTATTAATATATATTCATTAGTTTATTATTTATATTTTAGATAATTCTTATTATTATTAATTTTAATCATTTATTTAATCAGATATATTTTAAATTCGTTTTTATTTTTGACTAATTTATATAATTTATTTATTAAGGGTATTAAAGATTTATTATTAATTTTAATCACTTTTTTAGTAAGATAGATTTGAAATTCATTTTTTTTGACTAATTTATATAATTATTCATTAAGGGTATAAACGATATTAACCACTTTAACTTTTAACGTGAGAGTTCGGATCCAAAAATTTACTTTGCAAATAATAGCATAGATAGATATCTTGCAAGATGAAATTTGAACGTGAATTTCATAAAAAGGAATATAGAGAGGGTTAGAATATGGATTATGCTTTTTGACCCAAATTGGTTTGTTGACAAACTTTTTTGACCCAAATTGGTTTGTTAACAATTGGGTTTTTGTCTATAAATTAAATTGGTCAAGTCCAAGAAAACATGTTTTTCTCGTTGACATAGGAAATATTTTTTTTAAGCAAATACAGAGGAAATATTAAATTAAAAAAATTCCAGAGAAATCTCATTGAGATAAACGAAGAAAAAAATGAAAGGGATTAGGGTTCCATCTCCGAAATTAGATTCAATCAGTTGACGCAAAAAAGATTTGATCACTCTTGGAATCGTTAAAGCCTAAAATTTTGACAATTATCCGAAGTGACGAATCCAGGTCAGTAATCTTCTTTTTCTTTCTGATGTTTGGTTATCAGTTTTAGCGACCAGAAAAAGTGCATGTATTGAGCTCTGTCAGAATTATCCACAATCGGTGAACATAATGGTTAGATCATTACGCCATAAAGCCACTGTTTCCATATATTCTGTCTCTGGGGCCGATTGAATAATATGAGTAAAGAAATCGAAAAACATATTCAGGTTAGACCACATATTTGAAAAATCAATCATCCCATTAATGATCGTATAAAACTTTTGGAGTTGGAGTATGTAATGGTGGAGATTAGCACGCGCGCGTTATAGGGGTCATTATATAGTATTACCACTACACGTTCTAATTAATGTGAAAAAATTCGTAAAGGAATGTATATATTGAATATTAACTTCTGCCACGATCGAAGGGAAAATTGTTTAGCTTACCTCTTGAAATTCTTTTGAATACATTCCTTTTATCATGCTTGCAGTGGTAATATTGCATTTATTACCGGACGCAAATCAAATATTACCTACGTTAACTGAATCAATAATTAACAATCACTCAATATCGATTTCAAATTTTAGTAGTCGAAATGTGGGCTATACACCGAAATTTCCTCTATACCAACCTAAACTGCCTGTAATTTCGCCTTCCCAAAAATAACTAATACTAATCATTAAAGTTATTGTTCTAAATTTTGTATCTAAAATGTGGGTTACGATTTATAATTTTTCGCACAGAATTTCAAATATGATTATATTTGAAATCTTATCAATAATCTTGGAAAATATGTCGTCATCTTAAAAGAATGTTTAAGAACCATTAAGTGACCAAAAATTAGAGGATATATAATTATATGCATATGATGAGTG
The DNA window shown above is from Brassica oleracea var. oleracea cultivar TO1000 chromosome C3, BOL, whole genome shotgun sequence and carries:
- the LOC106332367 gene encoding uncharacterized protein LOC106332367, which produces MESLPKFQLEILHYQEKKKHTMSSLLLSRLSRLCLRKPPTLGVKYLCGARFLSETSICRIVRADHCQYSSRDESVGKLVIHNVNDSDFKDDEVLEKMVPMELMTGSGTIGASHGWVATLKESIVCLQDDLNPRASNSDPKRISLPRPQTLPHCQTQLVTNVAMSSSSPEDDDCIVAVKFVGPQLSLCRPAEKNKKWVNIRIEDPGFFNSRVMYSKRDKMFSMLDCVGTHIGYWDLEKHRWRNLGSFSYYYEEFVQSQLQQLSQCYRTEHLVEAPTGETFIVKWYSDLLLWGSERNFGNPRWQRFMVFKIQYDQICTAVSTKDIGDLCIFLSTKGEPFSVKASLYGLNPNYIYYVGHFNFGKVNIRDNVWVGGHGFSPAPYFIPPQSS